A genomic region of bacterium contains the following coding sequences:
- a CDS encoding alpha/beta fold hydrolase: MAEVIASDGVRLYAEATGVGTPLVLSPGYCQTHENFRPQVEPFVAAGYRVVLWDYRGHGKSEVPENEAAYSMEQVVDDLGRVLAWAAPNEPAVVGGLSFGGLASQHLALAHPERVRALLLIASGPGFKKPKAQAGWEAQVDRIAGRLKRVGFGGYTSGRAAPNSIGLRPELPAAQSAGRAIEAQDPVGVAHFGRGVAGPATSTLDRLADIQIPALILVGSLDAAYQAAAEVMTAKLPRSKHVVIPDAGHCVNIEETEAFNAAVLAFLDDPPGAND; this comes from the coding sequence GTGGCGGAAGTAATCGCGAGCGACGGCGTGCGCCTCTACGCGGAGGCGACAGGCGTCGGGACGCCGCTCGTGCTCTCGCCCGGCTATTGCCAGACCCACGAGAATTTTCGTCCTCAGGTCGAGCCCTTCGTGGCGGCTGGCTACCGCGTCGTCTTGTGGGACTACCGTGGCCATGGCAAGAGCGAGGTACCCGAGAACGAGGCCGCCTACTCGATGGAGCAGGTGGTGGACGATCTCGGTCGGGTGCTGGCGTGGGCAGCACCCAACGAACCGGCGGTCGTGGGCGGGCTTTCGTTCGGTGGTCTCGCTTCGCAGCATCTTGCCCTGGCCCATCCGGAACGGGTGCGTGCGCTGTTGTTGATCGCCAGCGGGCCCGGTTTCAAGAAGCCCAAGGCCCAGGCCGGCTGGGAGGCTCAGGTGGACCGGATCGCCGGCCGTCTCAAACGCGTGGGCTTCGGGGGCTATACGAGCGGACGCGCCGCACCCAACTCGATCGGTCTCCGCCCGGAACTGCCCGCCGCCCAGTCCGCGGGCCGCGCGATCGAAGCCCAGGATCCTGTCGGTGTGGCGCACTTCGGCCGTGGAGTGGCCGGTCCGGCGACCTCGACCCTGGATCGACTCGCGGATATCCAGATTCCCGCATTGATCCTGGTAGGGAGCCTCGACGCTGCCTACCAGGCTGCAGCCGAGGTGATGACGGCCAAGCTCCCGCGCTCGAAGCACGTCGTCATCCCGGACGCCGGCCACTGCGTCAACATCGAGGAGACCGAAGCCTTCAACGCCGCGGTCCTCGCTTTCCTGGATGATCCCCCGGGGGCGAATGATTGA
- a CDS encoding sigma-70 family RNA polymerase sigma factor, producing the protein MPEAVDEDVQLMLAFAGGDEAAFDALFDRWAGRLLRFLERMVKDSAVAEELLQESFLRVHRAKERYRPEARFSTWLYTIAGNVARNELRRPFRRSHHESTGEDAEGDFAPLVLVSTAPATDDVVEARRQGDAVEVALAELPERQRAALWLASVEGMSYAEVAEALGTSEKSVKALVHRGRTTLVRRLSSAASGQVGPGETKGGVA; encoded by the coding sequence TTGCCGGAGGCGGTGGATGAGGATGTCCAGCTGATGCTGGCTTTCGCAGGTGGCGACGAAGCCGCCTTCGATGCCCTGTTCGATCGCTGGGCCGGGCGCCTGCTCCGCTTTCTGGAACGCATGGTGAAGGATTCCGCCGTGGCCGAGGAGCTGCTTCAAGAAAGCTTCTTGCGCGTGCATCGCGCGAAGGAGCGCTACCGCCCGGAGGCGCGTTTCTCGACCTGGCTGTATACGATCGCGGGCAACGTGGCACGCAACGAGCTGCGTCGGCCTTTCAGACGGAGTCACCATGAGAGCACCGGGGAGGATGCGGAGGGTGACTTCGCTCCGCTCGTGTTGGTGAGCACCGCGCCCGCAACGGATGATGTCGTCGAGGCGCGGCGCCAGGGCGACGCGGTCGAGGTGGCCCTGGCCGAGCTCCCCGAGCGCCAGCGCGCGGCCCTGTGGCTCGCGTCCGTCGAAGGCATGTCCTACGCCGAGGTTGCGGAGGCTCTGGGAACGAGTGAGAAATCGGTGAAGGCATTGGTGCACCGGGGTCGCACGACGTTGGTGCGCCGGTTGAGCAGTGCGGCCTCCGGGCAAGTCGGGCCGGGCGAAACCAAGGGAGGCGTGGCATGA